From Antechinus flavipes isolate AdamAnt ecotype Samford, QLD, Australia chromosome 1, AdamAnt_v2, whole genome shotgun sequence:
GGGAGAGGCGGGAGGGGGGCAGAGGCTGCTCGGCCGCTGAGTTCGGAGGGGACGCTGGGGAGTCCGGGCAGGAGGCGCCCGAGCATCCCCTTGGGGGGCTGGGCACGGGGGAGCCCACGACTCTGAATTCCTTCTCTGTTGCTGACAAGCCCCCGAAAGGCAGTGTTGCTCTAAGTGCTCAAGTATCCAAGAATGGCGGGTGGGGAGCAACTGGGACCCCAGGGACCTAGGATAATGTCTATGGGGGGCCTGAGGCCTCCGAGCCCGCAGTCGTCACGGCCCTAGTTCCAAAGGGAAGTTTGACTCCAAGTGGTTCCCGAAGGGCTCGTCATCATGGAGGAATCTGAGGCCGGCCTGACGTGACCAGGCGGCCAGCGAAAGGCCGAGGGAATGGCTTGTGCCACTGGGTCCTGAGAGAATTTTCTGGCTTAGTTAAAGTGCAGAGAATAGGGGGTGGCAGTTGGGGCTTTGCTCTAGGGTGTCAATATTTCAAGACCAGTGAAAGTAGGAAGAAGTGCTCAACCGCTCCCTCCCCAGAGACAGCCACCCAAGTGGCACCTTGGCAGCCGCCTGGGTtctctgcctccccctccccgaCCCCAAAGGGCAGTGTCCCCACCACTACCAGAGGTCACTGCATCTGAAGCTGCCTCAGAAGGCGGGGCTCGGGAGCCCCCAGAGCGATAGCAGTAGCTCTGGGAGTTGAGTGGCAACAGCCCTGACCCCCACCTCCTGAGCTCGGCTCTCTTGCCTCCCTGCCCTCCTCTCTCCAAGGCAGGGGAATGGATGCCAGCCCGGGGACCCAAGATCAGCAGCACTTCCAGACCAGTCAGCTGAGCCTGAGgcaggggggaaggggagggtcAGGTGGGGGGGAAGGGCGGGTGGTTCAGGGAAGAGCTCGCTTTGCCTCCCATGCCCTGTTCCGTGTCTGTCCAGCTCTCTGCCCCCGTCACTGCTGGGACACCTGGGAGGCAGGTTAGGGGGGATGTAAGGATCCAACGGTCCTCGTCCCCATGGGAGCTTGTGCCAGGAGCCCCCGCGGGGCTGGCTCTGTCTGGGGGGGGCAGCATTCCTCGCCCAAGTGCCAGGGCGAGCCGGGAGCCTATATTTGGTGttcggggggaggggaggcggcGTGCCTCTCATTCTTTCCCAGGCGGCTCCGGCTGCTGGTTTGTACACTTGTCACCCAGAGGAGGGATGGGGCGGGCGGGGGCCGGAGGCCGGTTTCCAGGGAGGACGCCCGGGTCAAGGCCTCCGGGAAGGCCGAGGAGCCCGCTGAGGAGCTTCCGGGCAGCCCCCGGCCAGACGGGATGCTTGCCATTCCCTCTCGGGCGAGAAGCATCTGAAGAATCTCACGTCCGGAGGCTCCCTCTCGGGAGTCCATGGCGGGCTGGGAGCCACTTTAAGAGCCGTCCTTTCCCGGGTGGGGAGACTCGGGCCAGGGAGCGGCCCCCAGAACCCGCTCCCGCAGACGCAGATAAGAAGAGAGCGAGGGTCAGGGGTGCTCCGAGATCACGGAGTTGGAGGGGAGATGGCTAGGAGGCTGATGGGAGCCTCTGGGGGGTGTGGGAGATTCTGGAgttgggaagaaaggggaaaggacacAGAGATGGCTCGTTCCCTCCTCTCATGAGTCACTCCCatttaccttccttctttctagaGCATCTGAGAGAGAGCCCCAGACCCCAGCGCCTGCAGGTAGGATTTCCTGACCGCGTGTGGCGCGGTGCATGCTGGGGGCACAGACCCCTTTGCAGAGGCCAGGGAACTCCGAGCAGAGGGGGCCTTTGGCTAGGGATCCCCTGGCTGGCAGGGCCCGGCCCGAGGCGGGTGGCGTCTCGCTCCCCCAGCAGGGCAAGCTTAACCGTGTGCTGTGTCCCCACTAACGCGGCCCCTGCGCCCCTGCCCGcgccctcaccctctccccttctctctccacaAGGATGGCCGAGGGCAAGGTCCAGGAGGCATCCACACTGACCTTCCCAGGCGCCAGGGAAGCCGCGCTGAGCCCGCCGCTGCCCCCCGCCCAGGATGAGCTGCCCTTGCCCCCTCCCAAGGAGGCCTTCTCCAAGTTCTACCAGCAGCGGCAGGCCAACGAGCTCCGGAGGCTCTACCGCCACATCCACCCCGAGCTGCGCAAGAATCTGGAGGAAGCCGTGGCCGAGGACCTGGCCGAGGTCCTGGGGGCCGAGGAGCCCACGGAAGGGGACGTCCAGTCCATGCGCTGGATCTTCGAGAACTGGAGTCTGGACGCCATCGGGGACCACCAGGCCCCCCAGAGGCTGGCGGACGGCGAGGCGGTCCCCGGAGGCGATGTGCGGGCCACGTCCAGGAAGTTCGAGGACGGCTCCTTCGGCGGCTCAGACCAGGCGCCCGCCAAGCCCGAGCCCATCCATGGGGACGTCCGGACGGTCCGGTGGCTGTTCGAGACCCAGCCGATGGACGCGCTGACCAGTCAGACGGATATCCAGAAAGCCGTGCTCCGCGAGCCCCTGCCCGGCGGGGACGTGCGAGGTACCAGGACCCTCTTCGAAACCAGGCCGCTGGACAGCCTGGGCCGGGCAGCCTCTGCCCAGGAGCAAAGTCCCCTGCAGCTGCGCTCCGAGATCCAGGAGCTGAAGGGGGACGTGAAGACCACGGTGAAGCTCTTCCAGACGGAGCCCCTGTGCGCCATCCGGGACGCCGAGGGCGGCATCCACGAGGTCCGGGCGGCCTGCCGGGAAGAGATCCAGAGCACCGCGGTGAGGACGGCCCGCTGGCTGTTTGAGACCAAGCCGCTGGACGCCATCAATCGGGACCCGAGTCAGGTGCGGGTGATCAGGGGGATCTCCCTGGAGGAGGCGGCCCGGCCGGACATCAGCAACACGCGCTGGCTCTTCGAGACGCAGCCGCTCGACGCCATCCGAGAGGTGACCATCGACGAGAAGGACTTCCAGCCTTCCCCGGACCTCGTCCCCCCCGGCCCTGATGTCCAACAACAGCGAATGCTGTTTGAGACGCGGGCCCTGGACACATTGAAGGGCGAGGACGCGCCCCAAGGGGACGCGGCCGCCAAGGAGGCCGTGGTGGGAGGGGACGTCCGATCCACGCTGTGGCTGTTTGAGACGCGGGCCCTGGAGACTCCCAGTCGGGAGGTCCAGGTGGGGCGCCTGCAGCAAGTCAGGCAGCCGGAGGGCGACGGGAGGGACGCGGAGGGCGCCTCCAAATCGGCCCCCGGCCAGCCCCCCGCCGGGGACGGGGAGGCAAAGGGGGACGTGAAGGCTTTCAAGAAGCTGTTTGAGACTCTCCCTCTGGACAGCATCGGGCAGGAGAAGCCGGCCGGCCCGGCGGAGGAGAGGAAGCCCAGGGAGGGCGCGGCTGCCGGCCAGGTGCAAGCCGGCCAGGTACAAGCCAGCCAGGCCCTGTTTGAAAAATGGCCACTCTACGCCATCCAGGATGGCCACGGGGGCCTCCACGCTCTGACCTCGGTCAGCAGGGAACAGGTGGTCGGGGGCGACGTTCAGGGCTCCAGGTGGATGTTTGAGACGCAGCCCCTGGACCGGCTGGGCCAGAGTCCCGAGAGGGTGGACGTCATCCGGGGGGTCACCCGTCAGGAGGTCGTGGCCGGGGACGTCAGCAGCGCCCGCTGGCTGTTTGAGACACAGCCCCTGGAGGTCATCCACCGGCAGCAGCAGGAGAAAGAGGGCAAAGAGGAGGAGCCCCCGGCGGCGGCGCCCCCCAAGCATAGCGTGCAGACCATCCGCTGGCTTTTCGAGACACATCCCATCCACGCTCTGGCCAGGGACTCGGGGTCGGAGGTCCCGGGCGCCGGGCCCCAGTCCGACGTCCGATCCTACACGTGGATGTTTGAGAGCCAGCCCCGGGAGGGGCCCGGGGGGCCGGGGGAGCAGCACCTGCAGGTCAGACAGGCCTCCCTGCCCAGCACAGACCAACAGATAGAGGCGCACGTCTTTGAAACGGAGCCCCCGCTCCCCGCTCACGCTCTCGGGGGCAAGGACCCCGTCCATTACTGCAGCCGCGTGGAGATTCCCATCGGGCAGGTCTCCCGAAGGAAGGAGGCCTTCGAGGGCCCGCTCGGGGCCGGAGGCCGGAGGGAGGAGCCCGCGGCCGCGGCCGTGCCTGCGCAGGGCGGCTCGGTGCGCAAGTTCACGTGGCTCTTTGAGAACTGCCCCATGGACCACTTACAGGCAGAGGCCGGGGGCATCCGGGAGATGCCCCCGGAGAAGGGCGCcccggccgccgccgccgcgggaAAGAGGTTTGTCTTCGAGACCGGCTGCCTGGGGGAGCTCCCGGACGACGTGGACGAGTCGGAGCTGCTGAGAATCGAGAAGAAGGCCGCGGACGGGGGCCCCGGCTCCCCCCAGACCCTCCGCTTCGAGAGCCAGCCGCTGTACGTGCTGCCGGACCGCCAGGGCCGGCTCCACGAGGTCACGGCCGTGAGGAAGGAAGAGGTGCAGCAGGCGGACTCCCGGGGCGCCCGCTGGATCTTCGAGACCCGGCCGCTGGCCCACGGTCCGGGAGGCGGGGAGGAGGTCTTCGTGCTCCGGGCCGTGACCCAGGAGGACATCCGCCAGGGGGAGCGCAGGGCCGCCCGCTGGAAGTTCGAGACGGAGCCGCTGGAGCCCGCCAGGCCGGGCCCCCCGGAGGCCGCGGGACGGCCGGCGGCCGGCTACGTGCGCACCGTGAGCGTGAGTGACGTGCAGCAGGGGAGCGTCCGCACCTCCACCTGGCTCTTTGAGAACCGGCCCCTGGACTCCCTGAAGGGCGGAGCCGAGCCGGCCCCCGAGCCGGCCCCGGCCGTGCAGAGGCAGGACAGCCGCCGGGGGGACGTGAAGCGCTGCACGTGGCTCTTTGAGACGCAGCCCCTGGACCGGCTGCGGGAGCCCGCGGCCCCGGAGGAGGCGCCCCCCGAGGAGCTGCCCCGAGCGGACGTGAAGAGCACCACGTGGCTCTTTGAGAGCACGCCCCTGGACCGGCTCCGCGACCCTGAGCCCCAAGAGGGGCGCCCCCGGGAGCAGGTGCCCGCGGCGGACGTGAAGGGCACCACCCGCCTGTTCGAGAGCAAGCCCCTGGGCCACGCGGACGCCCACAAGGCCGGAGGCCCGGAGGAGAGGGAGGCGGCGGCCGGGGAGACCCTGCGCAAGCTGCACAGCGGCCCCGGCGTCCTGCAGGGAGCGGGCATCCTCATCGAAGCGCACACGGCGCGGACGGTGCGCATGGCCAAGTACCAGCTGCCCGGCCCTGGCCAGGAGCCGCCTCGGGTGCAAAAGGAGGAGCTGGTCCTGGGGGAGCTTCCCAGGATCCTCCGCCGGGTCACGCAGGGCCCAGACATGGACCCTCAGGGGCTGCTGGTGCGGGAGGACGAGGCCGGCCGCATGAAGCCCGAGCCGCTGCCGCTCTCCGCCCTGGCTGACGGCGGGCACGAGGTCTGGGACCTGCTGGCCTGGAGCTGGGCCCCCTCCGGAACCAGAACCGGGCTGGTGATCCAAGAGACCGAGGGGGGCCTGGTGAAGCTGCTGGTCTACTCGCTCCGGCTCCCGCCCGGGGCCCCAGAGAGGGGCAGCGTCCAGCTGTTAGCCAGCTGCATCGAGAAGGGGGATCTGAGCTCCCTCAAGAGCCTGCAGTGGGAGCCGCCCACCGAGAGCCCCGGTCCCGCCGAGGGCACGAGCCCCCCATGCCAAACCCCGACGGCGGCTTCGGAGAAGAAGGTCATCCACGTGGCCTTGCCAGACGGGGGTACAGGGGCCCATCTTCCGAGCAAGGAGGCGTGGGCGGCCCCGGGGGAGCCTGGGGGGCCGCAGAAGCCCCCCGTGACTGCCGGAGACCCACGGGCCGCCCCATCCGGGGCCGTGCCGGGCCCCGACCTCCAGGTGGCCATGCAGAACCTGCGGCAGGCCACGGCCGAGGCCCAGAGCCTCCAGCACCAAATGCAGGGCAAGCACAAGCCGAAGGCCGTGCCCCCGACCCGGGAGCCCCTCCGCGATGGGAGGCCGCCAGAGCCAGCCCCACCGGGCAGCCCGGCCCCCGGGATCTCCAGGGCGTCGATGCCCAGCGTCCTAGTGACCCCCGGGGTCCGCAGCAAGGTCAGTGCCGGTCAGGAGGCGCCAGTGGAAGGGTCGCTCGGGGGGAGGGTGCCCATTCAGGATGGCATCTACTCGGCCAAGGCCGTGAGCACCTTCATGCCCCCCGCTGGGCCCTCGCTTGCTAAGGGGGAGCTGGAAGCCAGGCCCCAGGCAGGGACTTTCCTGCCAGGGGCCCCCACCCCACCAAGGGCCGGGGGCCCGGACACGGGCTCGGGAGCAGAGGGGGAAGGGCCCAGGGGCTGCGTGCAGGCCGCCCTGCAGTCTCTGGGCAAGGCCAGTATGAACGTGAGCAAAGGCGACATCAGAGCAGCCCTTATCTACCAGGACGCGGCCCGCAGGGTCTGCAGCCCCACGCTGAGCCCCGCCGCCGGCCCACAGGCCCTTAACGCCTTTCCTCCCCCCCCAGCTGCTGTGATTGGTGCCCAGCTCCCACCTCCAGCTGGCCCTGAAGACGACGCTCTTTCCTGTGCCATGGCCCCCCAGAAGCCCTGCGCTCATCTCCCCGGGCCCACCCCCGGCCAGAGACCCCCAGACAGAGCAGTAGCAGATTTGGCCCCCCAGAAGCCCCACGTTCATCTCCCCGGGCCCGCCCCCGGCCAGAGACCCCCAGAGAGAGCGGAGATGGCCCCCCAGAAGCCCTGTGCTCATCTCCCAGAGCCCACCTCCGGCCAGAGATCCCCAGAGAGAGCGGAGATGGCCCCCCAGAAGCCCTGTGCTCATCTCCCAGAGCCCACCTCCGGCCAGAGATCCCCAGAGAGAGCAGTAGCAGATTTGGCCCCCCAGAAGTCCTGCGCTCATCTCCCCGGGCCCGCCCCCGGCCAGAGACCCCCAGAGAGAGCAGATTTGGCCCCCCAGAAGCCCTGCGCTCATCTCCCCGGCCCCACCTCCGGCCAGAGACCCCCAGAGAGAGCAGAAACGGCGGTGCTGGTCGCCAGGAAGAAGCCCGCGCTCCCCCCCAAGCCCGCACACCTCACAGATCCAGCCCACGGCCTCGCCCCTAAGTATCCAGGCCTCCCCACCAGCCTCGGGGAGGCTCCATCCCTGAGCCCTCCGCGCCAAACAAGCGGGCCTCCCGGAGGCCTCCTCGGTGGGAGCCATCGCCCCGGCCTGGCCACCTCGCAGGCCTCAGAGAAGCCGGCTGGGGGCAGCGGAGTCCAGGCCCCGGTGACGAGGTCTCCCCGCACCCCGACATCCCCTAAGGAGGACCCTGCCCCACTGCAGGGGCCCAGGGGGCCGCCCGGGCTGGAGCCACAAGCGGAGGCCGAGGCCGGGCGGCAGCAGCCCCGGGAGGAGATCCCTCAGGGCCACGTCCAGGAAGCCAGAGACATCTTTGAAAACCTGAGGAAGCAGCAGGAGCTCCGGGCCATCCTGAGCCGGGTCAAGGCCATGGAGGAGGAGGCTGTGAGCGGGGTGGACGTGAAGGCCCTGCAGAGCCTCTTCGAGGCCGTTCCCGAGTGGGTGGGGAAGAGGCCCCAGGCGTCGGAGCCCCGGGAGGCCGGGCCCGGGCAGGCCTCCCCGGCGGGCCCCAAGGAGGTGTCCTCGGTGGAGCTGGCCTTCGGGGACCTGGCCCGGGCCAGCGCCGAGGTGGCCTGCCTCAAGGAGCAGACCCTGGCCCGGCTGCTGGACATCGAGAAGGCCATCCGCAAGGCCCTCAGCTCTGTGTCCAGCCTCAAGCCGGAGGCCGACATCCCGCCCCTCTCGGGCCTCCTCCCGGACTCGCTGAGAGAAGGGTCTTTGAGTCCAGCTCCGAGGGAAAGCGGCGCGGCGGTCAGCGCCCCCTCGGGCAGCAAGGCCGGATCGGAGCAGCCCGGACCAGAGGGCGGGGAGCAAGCTGAGGTCGGGGGTCCGGCAAAGGCCCAGGATCTCCGGAAGATGGAGAACCAAGCAGCGGTCAGAGCCCAGCCCCCGGCAGGGTCCGAGAACCAGAGAGCGGAGCTGGGCGTCCCCAGGGTGCTGCCATCCCGCGGGAGCTCACCCTCCTCCCCGTCCTTCATCTCCATCCAGTCGGCGGCCAGGAAGCCGCCCAGCCCCGGGGACAGCCCCGACATCTCCCGCCTGTCCCGGGACACCGTGCGCTCTTTACCCCGAAGACCCCTGGCGGTGGCCCAGGAGCCCCTCGAAGCTGCGCCCGCAGACCGGGGTCACGTGGAGCCGGAGCCGAGCCCGGGGGCCAGCCCCTTGTTCCCGAGGAGGCAGAAAAGCGTCCTGGAGCTGCAGACGGGCCCCCGGGGCTCCCAGCTGTACGGAGCCACCCGCACCGTGACCGAGCAGTACGAAGAAGTGGACCCCTTCGGGAACAAGATCATCACGTCGTCCACCACGGTCACCAAGCAGGCCGACGGCCCGGCCGGAGGGGGCTACGAGGGCGCCTCCCCTCTGCTGCGCCGCTACCTGCACAACGCCTCCAGGGCCAACGGGGCCCTGCGGGAGGCTGGCGTGGTCTGTGTGACCTTCGGGAACTCCCAGCCCTCCGGCAACTGAAGCCCCTCCGTCCCTGCGCTCGGGAGGAGGGGTCCGCGCTGCAGACCGGCCTGCCCGCAGCGGCTCCATCGCCGGCCCCCACCTCCCGGGAGACCGAGCCGGATGTCCGTTAGGGGCAGAGACCAAAGCAGAGCTGGCTCGGGGTGCCGTCGGGGGCTCCCCTTCTTCCATAATTCTCCTTAACTCTGCTCCAGGGGGGCAGAGGGCAGGCGACCTTTCTCAGAGTGGAAGAGGAGAGGTCAAGAAAGGCCCTCTGGGATATGAGCTGACCCCGCCCACTGGCCCAttctcacactcatacacacaaacTCACCCTGACAAGCCCTGCCTTCCTCCGGGCCCATGAAGATCCGATGCACACGAGTCCCCGTGAACTCTCCCAAATGTCCACATAGCCCTAGGCACTCACGCCCCCTGAGGGGTCCCCGGCTTCCCCTCCCTTACaagtcccttttctttccttcacacCCTCTCTCTGAGGGAAGCCCCCCTTGTTTTCCCCCCATTATTTCCAAGGTTCTC
This genomic window contains:
- the XIRP1 gene encoding xin actin-binding repeat-containing protein 1 codes for the protein MAEGKVQEASTLTFPGAREAALSPPLPPAQDELPLPPPKEAFSKFYQQRQANELRRLYRHIHPELRKNLEEAVAEDLAEVLGAEEPTEGDVQSMRWIFENWSLDAIGDHQAPQRLADGEAVPGGDVRATSRKFEDGSFGGSDQAPAKPEPIHGDVRTVRWLFETQPMDALTSQTDIQKAVLREPLPGGDVRGTRTLFETRPLDSLGRAASAQEQSPLQLRSEIQELKGDVKTTVKLFQTEPLCAIRDAEGGIHEVRAACREEIQSTAVRTARWLFETKPLDAINRDPSQVRVIRGISLEEAARPDISNTRWLFETQPLDAIREVTIDEKDFQPSPDLVPPGPDVQQQRMLFETRALDTLKGEDAPQGDAAAKEAVVGGDVRSTLWLFETRALETPSREVQVGRLQQVRQPEGDGRDAEGASKSAPGQPPAGDGEAKGDVKAFKKLFETLPLDSIGQEKPAGPAEERKPREGAAAGQVQAGQVQASQALFEKWPLYAIQDGHGGLHALTSVSREQVVGGDVQGSRWMFETQPLDRLGQSPERVDVIRGVTRQEVVAGDVSSARWLFETQPLEVIHRQQQEKEGKEEEPPAAAPPKHSVQTIRWLFETHPIHALARDSGSEVPGAGPQSDVRSYTWMFESQPREGPGGPGEQHLQVRQASLPSTDQQIEAHVFETEPPLPAHALGGKDPVHYCSRVEIPIGQVSRRKEAFEGPLGAGGRREEPAAAAVPAQGGSVRKFTWLFENCPMDHLQAEAGGIREMPPEKGAPAAAAAGKRFVFETGCLGELPDDVDESELLRIEKKAADGGPGSPQTLRFESQPLYVLPDRQGRLHEVTAVRKEEVQQADSRGARWIFETRPLAHGPGGGEEVFVLRAVTQEDIRQGERRAARWKFETEPLEPARPGPPEAAGRPAAGYVRTVSVSDVQQGSVRTSTWLFENRPLDSLKGGAEPAPEPAPAVQRQDSRRGDVKRCTWLFETQPLDRLREPAAPEEAPPEELPRADVKSTTWLFESTPLDRLRDPEPQEGRPREQVPAADVKGTTRLFESKPLGHADAHKAGGPEEREAAAGETLRKLHSGPGVLQGAGILIEAHTARTVRMAKYQLPGPGQEPPRVQKEELVLGELPRILRRVTQGPDMDPQGLLVREDEAGRMKPEPLPLSALADGGHEVWDLLAWSWAPSGTRTGLVIQETEGGLVKLLVYSLRLPPGAPERGSVQLLASCIEKGDLSSLKSLQWEPPTESPGPAEGTSPPCQTPTAASEKKVIHVALPDGGTGAHLPSKEAWAAPGEPGGPQKPPVTAGDPRAAPSGAVPGPDLQVAMQNLRQATAEAQSLQHQMQGKHKPKAVPPTREPLRDGRPPEPAPPGSPAPGISRASMPSVLVTPGVRSKLL